The following are encoded together in the Sphaerodactylus townsendi isolate TG3544 linkage group LG12, MPM_Stown_v2.3, whole genome shotgun sequence genome:
- the SEC61B gene encoding protein transport protein Sec61 subunit beta, translated as SQLRLTWKPPVAPRKQSQSPPGELQWIHPSGQRKKVLQLAQEQGSAGRTTSAGTGGMWRFYTEDSPGLKVGPVPVLVMSLLFIASVFMLHIWGKYTRLSRFGWGPTVL; from the coding sequence TCCCAGCTGCGACTAACGTGGAAACCTCCGGTCGCCCCTCGAAAGCAAAGCCAGAGCCCCCCCGGTGAGCTGCAGTGGATCCACCCGTCCGGGCAGAGAAAAAAAGTGCTACAGTTGGCCCAGGAACAAGGGAGTGCAGGTCGCACAACGTCTGCTGGCACGGGGGGCATGTGGAGATTCTACACAGAGGATTCTCCTGGCCTCAAAGTCGGTCCTGTTCCAGTTCTCGTAATGAGTCTTCTTTTTATTGCGTCTGTATTTATGTTGCACATCTGGGGCAAATACACACGGTTAAGTAGATTTGGTTGGGGTCCCACTGTATTGTAG